A segment of the Roseofilum capinflatum BLCC-M114 genome:
ATAAATCCCAGATTAATGCTGACCATTTGAAGTTAGAAATTACGGAAAGTATGATTATCAACAATGCTGAGTATGTCAAACAAGTCTTAAGTCAATTAAAACAACGCTCAATTAAACTCTGCATGGATGATTTTGGTACAGGATATTCATCTTTAAGTTATTTACATCGATTTCCCTTAGATATTCTCAAAATTGATAAGTCCTTTGTGAGTAACATGGGCGAAGATGGAGAACAGTCGGATATTGTCAGGACAATTATTAATTTAGCCCATCACTTAAATATGCAAGTGATTGCAGAAGGCGTAGAAACATTAGGACAACTGAAAATATTGTCTGAACTCGGTTGTGAATGGGGACAAGGCTACTTTTTTTCTCGCCCTATGGATGGAGAAAAGGCACTCAATTTACTGGAAAATCAAGAGTGATCGTTAAATTTCTGAGTCTGCAAAAAATTGCCTAAAACTAGGTTAAACGGTTCTGGTTCAACTAAAAAGGCCCAATGGTTACCAGGAACGGTTTCAATCTTTAAAGGATGCAGATAAGTTTGGTAGGGTTTTAATTGCCAGCTTGTGCGATTGAGTCCTTTGTCTGGAGTAATCAATAAGGTGGGGATGTCTAGGTTTTGGGTTAGTCCAGCAACTTGCATCACTTCCTTAAAAATCTGGTTGCGAGCAGCAACGGTGAATTTACTTCCCCAGGTTCCATCGGGTTTAGACTCTATACTTTCTTGAAAAACTTGTTGTTGTAAATCACTCCATCCCCGGTATTGTTTGAGGGTTTTGGCTTTGGCTTTGGCTGCTTCGTAGCTGCTAAATGGCCCCATGCCTTGTAGGAAGGGGAGAACGCGATAGAGTAAGGGAAAGGTGACTTCAAAGATCCGGGGAATTTGATCGATAAAAAAGGGATCGACTAGGGTCATACTCCGAAAGCGTTTTGGGTTTTGACTGGCCCAGAGGGGGAGAAATTTGGCGGAAAAGGAATGACCGACAATATGGGCACTTTCCCATCCCAGATGCTCCATTAAGCCTTCTAAATCGGCAATCAGGTGATGAAAGGTATATCCAGTTTCGGGTTTATCACTTTCGCCATGGCCGCGCAAGTCGGGGGCAATACAATGAAATTCTGGCCCTAAAGAGGTGGCTAAAGTTGACCAGACTAGGGCGTGATCGGCTAACCCATGCAATAACAAAACGGGTTCTTGTCCGGAATGCCATTGCAGGTAGGAGAGTTGCAGTTGATCGGTGGATAAGGTATGACGGGTAGCCATAAAGCTCATCAGAAAAATTGGGTCTGAAACCCCGCCCTTCCAGGGCGGCTTTACTAACCA
Coding sequences within it:
- a CDS encoding alpha/beta fold hydrolase; translation: MATRHTLSTDQLQLSYLQWHSGQEPVLLLHGLADHALVWSTLATSLGPEFHCIAPDLRGHGESDKPETGYTFHHLIADLEGLMEHLGWESAHIVGHSFSAKFLPLWASQNPKRFRSMTLVDPFFIDQIPRIFEVTFPLLYRVLPFLQGMGPFSSYEAAKAKAKTLKQYRGWSDLQQQVFQESIESKPDGTWGSKFTVAARNQIFKEVMQVAGLTQNLDIPTLLITPDKGLNRTSWQLKPYQTYLHPLKIETVPGNHWAFLVEPEPFNLVLGNFLQTQKFNDHS